The Alnus glutinosa chromosome 7, dhAlnGlut1.1, whole genome shotgun sequence genome includes a region encoding these proteins:
- the LOC133873875 gene encoding uncharacterized protein LOC133873875 isoform X2, translating into MKRHDHTMVSSSSYRENVAPETLHGRSIGCMSGVIRLVGKYQNRHKFLTFGKKQEKNVVSSSTKLKPSSASPSVVQGQNRKERDGTAIDLRRFSCDMQRSPTLPADIRRSPQNFPTPPALVARLMGLEAMPESAADKRRKLLGALEKCNEDLIELKKIIEAVQLSERQKSTATGVEGEIRKAKRCWEFNGQPSPVSVLDEFSGSPWSARYCHSTRNTNGRVQQQQRQLRKKPGEEEMSSIYFHERMTVEAVIQTSSRGEKEMSNIWSSKAMIESLEEVCRDIAWGERREIGRIGLALQDHICSDLIEEIAREMGSCGMDALPFEACKRRLCF; encoded by the exons ATGAAGAGACACGATCATACTATGGTGTCATCATCTTCATACAGGGAAAATGTTGCGCCGGAAACCCTCCATGGTAGGAGCATCGGATGCATGTCCGGCGTTATCCGCCTTGTTGGCAAATACCAAAATCGACACAAATTCCTCACTTTCg GAAAGAAGCAGGAAAAGAATGTGGTTTCTTCTTCGACAAAACTAAAACCCTCCTCGGCTTCCCCATCAGTAGTGCAAGGACAAAACAGAAAAGAGAGAGACGGCACAGCCATTGATCTCCGGAGATTCTCTTGCGACATGCAAAGGAGCCCGACTCTGCCGGCAGACATACGGCGCTCGCCGCAGAACTTCCCGACTCCTCCGGCGCTGGTGGCGAGGCTGATGGGGTTGGAAGCCATGCCGGAATCGGCTGCCGATAAGAGAAGGAAGCTGTTAGGAGCATTGGAGAAATGCAACGAGGACTTGATCGAGCTCAAGAAGATCATCGAGGCCGTACAGTTGTCGGAGCGTCAGAAATCAACGGCCACGGGTGTTGAAGGCGAAATTAGGAAGGCGAAAAGGTGTTGGGAGTTCAACGGCCAGCCGAGTCCTGTGTCAGTGCTGGACGAGTTCAGTGGCTCTCCTTGGAGCGCACGCTACTGCCACTCCACTAGAAACACAAACG GACGAGTGCAACAGCAGCAAAGGCAACTAAGGAAGAAGCCAGGGGAAGAGGAAATGAGTAGCATATATTTCCATGAGAGAATGACAGTCGAAGCAGTAATTCAAACGAGCTCGAGAGGAGAGAAGGAAATGAGTAACATATGGAGCAGCAAAGCCATGATAGAGAGTTTAGAGGAAGTGTGTAGGGACATTGCTTGGGGAGAGAGGAGGGAAATTGGAAGAATTGGGTTGGCTCTTCAGGATCACATATGCAGCGACTTAATTGAAGAGATTGCCAGAGAAATGGGATCTTGTGGCATGGATGCACTGCCCTTTGAGGCATGTAAGAGAAGACTCTGTTTCTAA
- the LOC133873875 gene encoding uncharacterized protein LOC133873875 isoform X1, protein MKRHDHTMVSSSSYRENVAPETLHGRSIGCMSGVIRLVGKYQNRHKFLTFGKKQEKNVVSSSTKLKPSSASPSVVQGQNRKERDGTAIDLRRFSCDMQRSPTLPADIRRSPQNFPTPPALVARLMGLEAMPESAADKRRKLLGALEKCNEDLIELKKIIEAVQLSERQKSTATGVEGEIRKAKRCWEFNGQPSPVSVLDEFSGSPWSARYCHSTRNTNDAGRVQQQQRQLRKKPGEEEMSSIYFHERMTVEAVIQTSSRGEKEMSNIWSSKAMIESLEEVCRDIAWGERREIGRIGLALQDHICSDLIEEIAREMGSCGMDALPFEACKRRLCF, encoded by the exons ATGAAGAGACACGATCATACTATGGTGTCATCATCTTCATACAGGGAAAATGTTGCGCCGGAAACCCTCCATGGTAGGAGCATCGGATGCATGTCCGGCGTTATCCGCCTTGTTGGCAAATACCAAAATCGACACAAATTCCTCACTTTCg GAAAGAAGCAGGAAAAGAATGTGGTTTCTTCTTCGACAAAACTAAAACCCTCCTCGGCTTCCCCATCAGTAGTGCAAGGACAAAACAGAAAAGAGAGAGACGGCACAGCCATTGATCTCCGGAGATTCTCTTGCGACATGCAAAGGAGCCCGACTCTGCCGGCAGACATACGGCGCTCGCCGCAGAACTTCCCGACTCCTCCGGCGCTGGTGGCGAGGCTGATGGGGTTGGAAGCCATGCCGGAATCGGCTGCCGATAAGAGAAGGAAGCTGTTAGGAGCATTGGAGAAATGCAACGAGGACTTGATCGAGCTCAAGAAGATCATCGAGGCCGTACAGTTGTCGGAGCGTCAGAAATCAACGGCCACGGGTGTTGAAGGCGAAATTAGGAAGGCGAAAAGGTGTTGGGAGTTCAACGGCCAGCCGAGTCCTGTGTCAGTGCTGGACGAGTTCAGTGGCTCTCCTTGGAGCGCACGCTACTGCCACTCCACTAGAAACACAAACG ATGCAGGACGAGTGCAACAGCAGCAAAGGCAACTAAGGAAGAAGCCAGGGGAAGAGGAAATGAGTAGCATATATTTCCATGAGAGAATGACAGTCGAAGCAGTAATTCAAACGAGCTCGAGAGGAGAGAAGGAAATGAGTAACATATGGAGCAGCAAAGCCATGATAGAGAGTTTAGAGGAAGTGTGTAGGGACATTGCTTGGGGAGAGAGGAGGGAAATTGGAAGAATTGGGTTGGCTCTTCAGGATCACATATGCAGCGACTTAATTGAAGAGATTGCCAGAGAAATGGGATCTTGTGGCATGGATGCACTGCCCTTTGAGGCATGTAAGAGAAGACTCTGTTTCTAA